The sequence ACTGATGATTATGAATGCAGACCGCAACAAATGGATGTCAGGTGTTGAGATATCGCATCAACTCCTCATATCGCTCTTGCAATTGATCATCGGTCTGGCTACTTCCAAAACTTGCCTTTACAGCATAGTCGTATCTCTCCAAGGTCTGCAGGATGCCGGTCAACGATTCGGTGTTGACCTTGACTACCACATCTATCAAATTGGAATCCGGATGGAAGCTGACATGGGTGCTCAGGACTCGTGAGTCATTGGACTCGACTATACGTGATATCTCAGAAAGAGCGTAGTCCACATAATTCATCTCCAGTACGAAAACAGCACCACGCGCATTGAGATTGAATACCGTTACCAAGGCAGAGATCACCTCTTTATAGCTGATAGTGCCCATCAGACGCTTATTGTCATCCAGAACAGGTAGGAGGCTTAACTTGAAGTCATCCATCAATTTGATCACCTCGTAGATGGTACTATGGCCTTGGACGGCCACTTTCATCAGTTTATTCTCCAGTGATTGAACCGGCTGACTCTCGTCTTCTACATTCA comes from Flavobacteriales bacterium and encodes:
- a CDS encoding CBS domain-containing protein, yielding MLAKDYISLEIPILKSSDTCAQVLRWMDEYRVLHMPVFKGAEFIGIVSEADILNVEDESQPVQSLENKLMKVAVQGHSTIYEVIKLMDDFKLSLLPVLDDNKRLMGTISYKEVISALVTVFNLNARGAVFVLEMNYVDYALSEISRIVESNDSRVLSTHVSFHPDSNLIDVVVKVNTESLTGILQTLERYDYAVKASFGSSQTDDQLQERYEELMRYLNT